Proteins encoded together in one Terriglobia bacterium window:
- a CDS encoding thioredoxin domain-containing protein, with the protein MRKILLMVLSLVGLFDSIYLLWEYTSPAHPMVCMGGGCDAVRASAYSHLGGLPVPIYGVFMYAFLVLLLFLYPLLPSTYVRLTQHVVMVVAGAGFLFSVYLTGIEAFVLHSWCMWCVLSALLVTAIFILSIADRSHPPKSLEPAQALSLVQRNFALILFAFVLGVPAFIILTSHGSMPPPKPPSNQAVRNHLVRPDTHFYGDPNAKVTIVEFGDFKCPACRQAEVSARKIRENYGDRVRFAFREYPLVNVHAESEKAAEAAECAGQQGKFWQAVDMFYDHQEDLTLPAINRYAGEMGLDSQKFVACLQKGEMASRVDQDLMDGRALGVHATPTFFINGQMTVGPMPYPTFAQLVENELKIAAVEGSAPDGGPKLAEPASAPAEKNKASQKSVPSQTPSKTSTDTMPVLGGTSNLLAGYQNSAAACSEDEAKKRQPKMIGTSQAQKLYDANSQALFVDVRTASDFQAGHIPGALNMPIDSFEQQWTRLPKNKMIVLYQGGESGGDICAFSRSAGRILLAQGFPFGDVNVYRDGLTGWKKAGLPVKQ; encoded by the coding sequence ATGCGAAAAATCTTGCTGATGGTTCTAAGCCTTGTTGGGCTGTTTGACTCTATCTATCTCCTGTGGGAATACACCTCGCCAGCCCACCCCATGGTTTGCATGGGAGGAGGCTGCGATGCCGTTCGCGCCAGCGCGTACTCCCACCTTGGCGGCCTGCCGGTGCCCATATACGGCGTGTTCATGTATGCCTTCCTGGTGTTGTTGCTTTTCCTTTACCCTTTGTTGCCGAGTACCTATGTCCGCCTTACGCAACACGTTGTGATGGTAGTTGCAGGCGCGGGATTTCTTTTTTCGGTCTATCTCACCGGGATTGAAGCTTTCGTGCTGCATTCGTGGTGCATGTGGTGTGTGCTGTCCGCTCTGCTGGTGACTGCAATTTTCATTCTGTCCATCGCGGACCGTTCGCACCCGCCGAAGTCTCTGGAACCCGCCCAGGCGCTCTCTCTGGTGCAGCGGAATTTCGCCCTCATCCTGTTCGCTTTTGTGCTGGGGGTACCCGCCTTTATCATTCTCACCTCGCACGGCAGCATGCCTCCGCCGAAGCCTCCTTCGAACCAGGCAGTCAGGAACCACCTTGTTCGTCCCGACACCCATTTCTATGGCGACCCGAACGCCAAAGTCACCATCGTTGAATTTGGGGATTTCAAGTGCCCGGCCTGCCGCCAGGCTGAAGTGTCAGCCAGGAAAATTCGGGAGAACTATGGCGACCGGGTCCGCTTTGCGTTCCGTGAATATCCTCTTGTTAACGTCCATGCCGAGTCTGAGAAGGCAGCAGAGGCTGCTGAATGCGCGGGCCAGCAGGGCAAGTTCTGGCAGGCGGTGGACATGTTCTACGATCACCAGGAAGATTTAACCCTGCCGGCTATCAACCGGTATGCAGGCGAGATGGGGCTCGACTCGCAGAAATTTGTCGCCTGCCTTCAGAAAGGCGAAATGGCATCACGGGTTGACCAGGACCTCATGGACGGCAGGGCGCTGGGAGTCCACGCCACTCCCACCTTTTTTATCAACGGCCAGATGACTGTGGGGCCCATGCCTTATCCGACCTTTGCTCAACTCGTGGAAAACGAATTGAAAATAGCCGCCGTGGAAGGTTCCGCCCCGGACGGCGGCCCCAAGCTTGCCGAACCGGCGTCGGCCCCCGCCGAAAAAAACAAGGCCAGCCAGAAATCCGTCCCCAGCCAAACGCCGTCCAAGACTTCAACGGACACCATGCCGGTCCTGGGAGGGACATCCAATCTCCTTGCGGGCTACCAAAACTCCGCGGCAGCCTGCAGCGAGGACGAGGCCAAGAAGCGCCAGCCGAAGATGATCGGGACGTCGCAGGCACAGAAACTCTACGACGCCAACTCTCAGGCCCTGTTTGTAGACGTGAGGACCGCAAGCGATTTTCAGGCAGGGCATATCCCGGGGGCCCTCAATATGCCGATAGATTCCTTTGAGCAGCAATGGACCCGCCTGCCCAAAAACAAGATGATTGTGCTCTATCAGGGAGGCGAATCCGGCGGCGACATCTGCGCCTTCAGCCGGTCAGCAGGCCGCATTCTGCTGGCGCAAGGGTTCCCCTTTGGTGACGTCAACGTTTACCGGGACGGTCTGACCGGCTGGAAAAAGGCCGGGCTTCCGGTTAAGCAGTAG